The genomic window GCATCATCGGCGTGATGGGCCGCAAGGGGCAGACCACCTGGGGCCAGGACCAGGACGACGTCGTGTTCGTCCCGCTCAACACCGCGCGCCAGCGCGTGCTCGGCCGCAACCTCGCCAATGCGCGGGCGGTCGGCTCGATCTATGTCAAGGTGCGCGAGGGCGAGAGCATCAGCGCGACGGAAGAGGAGATCAAGGTGCTGCTGCGCCAGCGCCACCGAATCCAGCCGGGCGCCGATGACGATTTCTCGATCCGCAATCTCGCCGACATCGCGGCGACGCGCGAGGCGAGCGCGCGCACGCTCGAGCTTCTGCTTGCCGCGGTCGCCGGCGTGTCGCTGATGGTGGGCGGCATCGGCATCATGAACATCATGCTGGTATCGGTGACCGAGCGCACGCGCGAGATCGGGCTGCGACTTGCAGTCGGCGCGCGGCAATGGGACATCCTGCGGCAATTCCTTCTGGAATCGGCGGGCCTTGCGGTGATCGGCGGCGCCATCGGCATCGCCATCGGCATCGGCGCGGCCTACGTGATTTCCAAGGCCGCCGGCTGGCCGCTCCTGATCGAGCCCGGCGCGGTGCTGCTCGCGGTCCTGTTCTCCGGCCTCGTCGGCGTGTTTTTTGGCTGGTATCCCGCCCTGCGGGCGTCGCGGCTCGATCCGATCGAGGCGTTGCGGCATACCTAGCTTCTTACCCTCCCCCTTGTGGGGAGGGTCGCTCGCCGAGCAACAGCGAAGGCGAGCGGGGTGAGGGTCCTTCCGAAACTCACCGAACGACCCCCACCCGGCTCGCGCTACGCGCTCGCCACCCTCCCCACAAGGGGGGAGGGTAATAAAGTGCGGCGCACTCCTGCAAACTACTTCCGCCTGTCCACCACCACGCGCCACCGGCTCCTGCCTTTGCAATCGTGCGTCTGCCGCCAATAGATGAGCTGCGGCTGCGCCTTTGCATCCAGCCGCCAGCGGCCTTCGGTGCGGCAGATCTGCGATTCCGGATCAACAAACACTTCGGTGAGCTCGCGCGCTTTCGGAAACCAGCGGATGTTGGACAGCGAATCGGCCGGATTGGATGCGTCCTTCCTGCCCGGGCGCGGAAACATCAGCAGGCGCGCAT from Pseudorhodoplanes sp. includes these protein-coding regions:
- a CDS encoding ABC transporter permease — translated: MTYRDAVISAVDALRLNKLRSALTMLGIIIGVAAVIAMIAVGGGAREQVVAQIRSLGSNLLVVMPGNVTAGGVRMGAGAASTLTDEDATAIMAEVPSVQITAPNMRGTGQIIAGGMNWATAIFGIDLGWFEARDWEVEHGRMFEPEEIARGAQVAIIGQTVARNLYGGIDPVGEEIRIRNVPLRIIGVMGRKGQTTWGQDQDDVVFVPLNTARQRVLGRNLANARAVGSIYVKVREGESISATEEEIKVLLRQRHRIQPGADDDFSIRNLADIAATREASARTLELLLAAVAGVSLMVGGIGIMNIMLVSVTERTREIGLRLAVGARQWDILRQFLLESAGLAVIGGAIGIAIGIGAAYVISKAAGWPLLIEPGAVLLAVLFSGLVGVFFGWYPALRASRLDPIEALRHT